A genomic segment from Salvia splendens isolate huo1 chromosome 13, SspV2, whole genome shotgun sequence encodes:
- the LOC121760121 gene encoding glutathione S-transferase DHAR2-like — protein sequence MAVEICVKAATGAPDILGDCPFCQRVTLTLEEKRVEYKQQLINLAAKPQWFLEVNPEGKVPLIKFDDGKWIPDSDVIVGILEEKYPNPSLAAPPEVSSVGSKIFPTFFKFLMSKDASDGTDHALLDELKALDEHLKTKGPYVNGADICAVDMSLAPKLYHLDVALGHFKGWTIPQSLTHVHKYKELLYSRESFKKTQAAKEHVIAGWATKVNA from the exons ATGGCTGTTGAGATCTGCGTCAAGGCCGCTACTGGCGCTCCAGACATTCTGGGAGACT GCCCATTTTGCCAGAGGGTTACGCTGACTTTGGAGGAGAAGCGAGTCGAGTACAAGCAGCAGTTGATCAACTTGGCCGCCAAGCCCCAGTG GTTTCTGGAAGTGAACCCGGAAGGGAAGGTGCCGCTCATAAAGTTCGATGATGGCAAGTGGATCCCTGATTCGGATGTAATCGTTGGTATTTTGGAGGAGAAGTACCCAAATCCCTCCCTCGCTGCTCCTCCTGAAGTCTCCTCGGT GGGCTCCAAGATATTTCCTACCTTTTTCAAATTCCTAATGAGCAAGGATGCCAGTGATGGAACAGATCATGCTCTGCTCGATGAATTAAAGGCGCTGGATGAGCACCTGAAAACTAAG GGACCGTATGTCAATGGAGCAGACATTTGTGCTGTTGATATGAGTTTGGCACCTAAGCTTTACCATCTTGATGTAGCACTTGGCCATTTCAAGGGCTGGACTATTCCCCAAAGCTTGACTCATGTGCATAAGTACAAGGAG CTGCTCTATTCTCGGGAGTCCTTCAAGAAAACACAGGCTGCAAAAGAACACGTCATTGCAGGCTGGGCGACAAAAGTTAACGCATGA
- the LOC121761093 gene encoding uncharacterized protein LOC121761093, with the protein MSSSFSLSRAPTISRMQFGATSMSRLRSSSIKKPPEPLRRAVADCLSAAAPSQLEASRTLRDYLAAQATIDLAYGMILEHTLAERERSPAVVGRCVALLKRFLLRYKPSEDTLLQIDRFCTSIIAECDMSPHRKLLPWSHSLSQQSLNPGPSTNVNPLPISSFASGALVKSLNYVRSLVAQYIPKRSFQPAAFAGAAPASRQSLPTLSSLLSKSFNSQLSPANAKESLESKDASIASVSDSPIAEEVDENENDDFMAIDVFRWRWSGDQQPSYLLPKSDQISNLQDIRTHNFLEVGAAALLVGDMEAKKGEAWKIFGSAEMPFLDQLLQPSLLTTLTNSNSAFAHLRAITALKRSKQGTDEIWEDSPMSTFRPRARPLFQYRHYSEQQPLRLNPVEVCEVIATVCSETSNVKSNQLTVSSKLRHSGRPSMDAAVSVLVKLVIDMYVLDSETAAPLALSLLEDMLNSPRVMSKTRAFDLIINLGVHAHLLEPPALDGSTMIDEQYSQEACFDNGTQDSNNGTKTDFFRKTGNSLAIEKFECWILGILFEVMLHLVQIEEEEEAVWASSLSCLLYFVCDRGKIRRSRLKGLDIRVIEVLMKISRKNTWAEIVHSKLICMMTNLFYQMPEEPDKNVPASPLFLVNQVDLIGGIDFIFGELVLSTSREERRNLYLVIFDYVLHKINESCMAVGVSEYSDDEVRPIATLLVLADAPEALHSSVKLGVEGIVELLRRSISASLSTYPNNERLLMLLEKIVEKFDALIGSFTRVDKEFIQMITITKSLKSIGSIDGVPANTAMSAKLCWTTLHSLLHSERECYRQNGYLWLGDLLIAEVNREGDLSLSSVKNLEQKILLAGANDYSASLDIPLPIWLMCGLLKSKNNHIRWGFLFVLERLLIQCKFLLDEKEVQQAMRSQTLDRRHDKSRLQKANAVIDIMSCGLSLMAQENETDRMNILKMCDILLSQLCLKVAHTTATKFGDTMHRQDSMNLERMKKSDGAERPSIAENIDHNDFTGSPSTKVGKNMQIPIRDTASMAALLLRGQAIVPMQLIARVPAALFYWPLIQLAGAATDNIALGVSVGSKGRGNLPGGTSDIRATLLLLLIGKCTADPAAFKDVGGEEFFWELLDDTDARVAYYSSTFLLKRMMTEEPESYQRKLQSLVSKAQQSNNEKLLENPYLQMRGLLQLSNE; encoded by the exons ATGTCGTCCAGTTTCAGTCTTTCCAGAGCCCCCACGATCTCCCGGATGCAATTTGGCGCCACCTCCATGTCCCGCCTGAGATCTTCCTCCATCAAGAAGCCTCCCGAGCCCCTCCGCCGCGCCGTCGCCGATTGCTTGTCCGCCGCCGCTCCCTCGCAGCTCGAAGCGTCCCGGACCCTGCGG GATTACTTGGCAGCACAGGCCACAATTGACTTGGCATATGGCATGATCCTAGAACACACTCTTGCAGAGAGGGAACGCAG TCCTGCTGTGGTTGGAAGGTGTGTGGCGCTTTTGAAGCGATTTCTTTTAAG ATATAAACCCAGTGAGGATACCTTACTACAGATTGATCGGTTTTGTACTAGTATAATTGCCGAGTGTGATATGAGCCCACATCGGAAACTGTTGCCATGGTCGCATTCATTAAGTCAACAATCATTAAATCCAGGACCATCTACAAATGTGAATCCATTGCCTATTTCAAGCTTTGCATCTGGAGCACTTGTGAAATCCTTAAACTATGTTCGCTCTTTAGTTGCACAATATATCCCAAAACGTTCGTTCCAACCAGCTGCCTTTGCGGGAGCTGCACCTGCGTCAAGGCAATCACTGCCAACTCTGTCATCCTTATTGAGTAAATCATTCAACTCTCAACTCAGTCCTGCAAATGCCAAGGAGTCTTTGGAGAGCAAGGATGCATCTATTGCATCTGTTTCTGACTCTCCAATAGCTGAAGAAgttgatgaaaatgaaaatgatgaCTTTATGGCAATTGATGTTTTCAGATGGCGCTGGTCAGGAGACCAACAGCCATCATATCTTTTGCCGAAGAG TGATCAAATATCGAATCTGCAAGACATCCGCACTCATAATTTCCTAGAAGTGGGTGCAGCAGCTCTTCTTGTCGGGGACATGGAAGCAAAAAAGGGTGAAGCATGGAAAATATTTGGGAGTGCTGAGATGCCTTTTCTGGATCAACTATTGCAGCCCTCACTGCTGACTACTCTAACCAATTCAAATTCAGCTTTTGCTCATTTGAGAGCAATAACAGCACTGAAACGCTCCAAACAGGGGACTGATGAAATTTG GGAAGATTCTCCTATGAGCACCTTTCGCCCCCGCGCAAGACCACTATTTCAATACCGCCATTACAG TGAACAACAACCCTTGCGATTAAATCCTGTGGAGGTATGTGAGGTTATTGCTACTGTTTGTTCTGAGACTTCTAATGTCAAATCCAATCAGTTAACTGTGTCATCAAAACTGAGACATAGTGGAAGGCCATCGATGGATGCTGCTGTCAGTGTTCTTGTCAAACTTGTAATTGACAT GTATGTTTTAGATTCTGAGACAGCTGCACCTCTTGCTCTATCCTTGCTAGAG GACATGCTAAATTCTCCCCGAGTGATGTCAAAAACTCGGGCTTTTGATTTGATTATTAACCTTGGAGTGCATGCACATTTATTGGAGCCTCCAGCACTTGATGGATCCACAATGATTGATGAACAGTACTCCCAGGAAGCATGCTTTGACAATGGAACCCAAGATTCAAATAATGGGACAAAGACAGACTTTTTCAGGAAAACAGGAAATTCATTAGCTATTGAGAAGTTTGAATGTTGGATTTTGGGCATTCTCTTTGAGGTTATGCTTCATCTTGTACAG atagaagaggaagaagaggctGTCTGGGCTTCTTCCTTGAGCTGTTTACTGTACTTTGTTTGTGATAGAGGCAAGATTCGGCGAAGCAGATTGAAAGGCCTTGACATTAGA GTCATTGAAGTACTGATGAAGATCAGTAGAAAAAATACTTGGGCAGAAATAGTCCATTCCAAGCTTATCTGCATGATGACAAACCTTTTCTATCAAATGCCTGAGGAACCTGATAAAAATGTTCCAGCCAGTCCTTTGTTTCTTGTTAACCAAGTTGATCTGATTGGTGGAATTGACTTTATTTTTGGGGAG TTAGTGCTGTCAACCTCAAGAGAAGAGAGGAGAAATCTATATCTTGTGATTTTTGACTATGTTCTGCATAAAATAAATGAGAGTTGTATGGCTGTTGGTGTTTCTGAGTATAGTGATGATGAAGTTCGACCTATTGCTACCTTGCTAGTGCTTGCTGATGCACCTGAAGCACTGCATAGTTCTGTCAAGTTGGGAGTTGAAGGCATTGTAGAACTGTTGAGGAGATCGATCTCTGCTTCATTGTCCACATATCCTAATAATGAACGGCTTTTGATG TTATTGGAGAAGATTGTTGAGAAATTTGATGCCCTCATAGGATCATTTACTCGTGTAGACAAAGAGTTCATCCAAATGATTACTATCACAAAATCGTTAAAATCTATTGGAAGCATTGATGGAGTTCCTGCGAATACTGCTATGAGTGCAAAGCTTTGCTGGACCACTTTACATTCTCTTCTTCACTCTGAACGAGAATGTTATCGTCAGAATGGGTATCTGTGGTTGGGGGACTTGCTGATTGCAGAAGTTAACAGGGAAGGAGATCTGAGTCTCTCAAGTGTTAAAAACTTGGAGCAGAAAATTTTGCTTGCTGGTGCTAATGATTATTCAGCATCATTAGATATTCCATTACCTATTTGGCTTATGTGTGGACTTCTCAAGTCAAAAAATAACCATATCAGATGGGGCTTTCTGTTTGTTTTGGAGAGGCTGCTGATCCAGTGTAAATTTTTACTGGATGAAAAGGAAGTCCAGCAGGCAATGCGTAGTCAAACTCTGGACCGTAGACATGACAAGAGTCGTCTCCAAAAAGCAAATGCGGTGATAGATATCATGAGCTGTGGCTTATCGCTGATGGCTCAGGAAAATGAAACTGATCGAATGAATATTTTAAAG ATGTGTGATATTCTGTTGTCTCAACTATGCTTGAAAGTCGCACATACTACTGCAACAAAGTTTGGAGATACAATGCACCGGCAAGATTCCATGAATTTAGAAAGAATGAAAAAGTCAGATGGGGCAGAACGACCCTCCATAGCAGAGAACATTGATCACAATGATTTTACTGGAAGTCCTAGCACTAAAGTTGGAAAAAATATGCAGATTCCAATTCGCGATACTGCATCCATGGCAGCCCTGCTTCTTCGTGGACAAGCCATTGTACCCATGCAGTTGATTGCTCGTGTTCCTGCTGCATTATTTTACTGGCCTTTGATCCAACTTGCTGGTGCTGCGACAGATAATATTGCATTAGGTGTCTCTGTAGGTAGCAAAGGGAGAGGAAATCTCCCTGGTGGCACATCAGACATAAGGGCTACACTTCTGCTGCTTTTGATTGGTAAATGCACAGCAGATCCTGCTGCTTTCAAAGATGTTGGTGGAGAAGAATTCTTCTG GGAATTGTTGGATGATACAGATGCAAGAGTGGCATACTactcttctacttttcttctgAAG AGAATGATGACCGAGGAACCAGAGAGTTACCAGCGGAAACTTCAGAGTCTTGTTTCAAAGGCTCAACAG AGCAACAATGAAAAGCTATTGGAAAATCCGTACCTCCAGATGCGTGGCTTGCTTCAGCTGTCAAATGAGTAG
- the LOC121761036 gene encoding photosynthetic NDH subunit of lumenal location 1, chloroplastic-like isoform X1: protein MAVSSLSLNFVSKPFTHNLGVRGWISPDECAAVSITKCSKIASFDEESINRWAQCAASGNCKRRALILGMGALTMNTLQPSPLLAEEIPEKYNIYVDKVDGYSYYYPSDWRDFDFIGHDSAFKDKSLQLQNVRLSFLPTTKTDIRELGPMDEVIFHLTNDVYSAPNQIADILDMQEKTINGRNYWTFEYVLTSPNFSRAAFATIAIGNGRYYTLIVGANQRRWRKYRNMLKVVADSFKVMDI from the exons ATGGCAGTTTCATCACTCTCTCTCAATTTCGTCTCTAAGCCATTCACACACAAC TTAGGAGTGCGCGGTTGGATTAGCCCAGACGAATGTGCCGCAGTTTCAATCACGAAGTGCTCGAAGATCGCGTCATTCGATGAAGAAAGTATAAATCGATGgg CTCAGTGTGCTGCTTCTGGAAATTGCAAAAGGAGAGCGCTTATACTTGGCATGGGAGCCCTCACGATGAACACTCTCCAACCAAGCCCCCTTCTAGCAGAAG AGATACCTGAAAAGTACAATATATATGTCGACAAAGTTGACGGATATTCGTATTACTATCCCTCAGATTGGAGA GACTTCGACTTCATAGGCCATGATTCAGCGTTCAAAGACAAATCACTACAACTGCAAAACGTGAGATTGAGCTTCCTTCCAACGACCAAGACTGACATCCGTGAACTAGGACCAATGGACGAG GTCATTTTCCATCTCACGAACGACGTATACTCAGCACCAAATCAAATTGCAGATATATTGGACATGCAAGAG AAAACGATCAATGGCAGAAACTACTGGACGTTCGAATATGTACTAACGTCCCCAAATTTTTCAAGAGCAGCTTTTGCAACCATCGCCATTGGAAATG GAAGATACTACACGTTGATAGTCGGGGCAAACCAGAGACGATGGAGGAAGTACAGAAACATGCTGAAAGTGGTGGCTGACTCTTTCAAAGTGATGGATATCTAA
- the LOC121761036 gene encoding photosynthetic NDH subunit of lumenal location 1, chloroplastic-like isoform X2 yields the protein MAVSSLSLNFVSKPFTHNLGVRGWISPDECAAVSITKCSKIASFDEETQCAASGNCKRRALILGMGALTMNTLQPSPLLAEEIPEKYNIYVDKVDGYSYYYPSDWRDFDFIGHDSAFKDKSLQLQNVRLSFLPTTKTDIRELGPMDEVIFHLTNDVYSAPNQIADILDMQEKTINGRNYWTFEYVLTSPNFSRAAFATIAIGNGRYYTLIVGANQRRWRKYRNMLKVVADSFKVMDI from the exons ATGGCAGTTTCATCACTCTCTCTCAATTTCGTCTCTAAGCCATTCACACACAAC TTAGGAGTGCGCGGTTGGATTAGCCCAGACGAATGTGCCGCAGTTTCAATCACGAAGTGCTCGAAGATCGCGTCATTCGATGAAGAAA CTCAGTGTGCTGCTTCTGGAAATTGCAAAAGGAGAGCGCTTATACTTGGCATGGGAGCCCTCACGATGAACACTCTCCAACCAAGCCCCCTTCTAGCAGAAG AGATACCTGAAAAGTACAATATATATGTCGACAAAGTTGACGGATATTCGTATTACTATCCCTCAGATTGGAGA GACTTCGACTTCATAGGCCATGATTCAGCGTTCAAAGACAAATCACTACAACTGCAAAACGTGAGATTGAGCTTCCTTCCAACGACCAAGACTGACATCCGTGAACTAGGACCAATGGACGAG GTCATTTTCCATCTCACGAACGACGTATACTCAGCACCAAATCAAATTGCAGATATATTGGACATGCAAGAG AAAACGATCAATGGCAGAAACTACTGGACGTTCGAATATGTACTAACGTCCCCAAATTTTTCAAGAGCAGCTTTTGCAACCATCGCCATTGGAAATG GAAGATACTACACGTTGATAGTCGGGGCAAACCAGAGACGATGGAGGAAGTACAGAAACATGCTGAAAGTGGTGGCTGACTCTTTCAAAGTGATGGATATCTAA
- the LOC121761297 gene encoding ABC transporter B family member 20-like: MMISRGLFGLSPPHIQPLTPVSEVSEPPESPSPYADMGTGEAEPVEMEEEMDAENEEMEPPPAAVPFSQLFACADQLDWALMFVGSMAAAAHGTALVVYLHYFAKIIQLLRHEGYSEELFDRFTELSLSIVYIAVGVFVAAWIEVSCWILTGERQTAVIRSKYVQVLLNQDMSFFDTYGNNGDIVSQVLSDVLLIQSALSEKVGNYIHNMATFFSGLIIGFVNCWQIALITLATGPLIVAAGGISNIFLHRLAENIQDAYAEAASIAEQAVSYIRTLYSFTNETLAKYSYATSLQATLRYGILISLVQGLGLGFTYGLAICSCALQLWVGRSLVTHGRAHGGEIVTALFSVILSGLGLNQAATNFYSFEQGRIAAYRLFEMITRSSSAVNHDGLTLPSVQGNIEFRNVYFSYLSRPEIPILSGFYLTVPSKKAVALVGRNGSGKSSIIPLMERFYDPTLGEVLLDGENIKNLKLEWLRSQIGLVTQEPALLSLSIKDNIAYGRNASMDQIEEAAKIAHAHTFISSLEKGYDTQVGRASLMMSEEQKIKLSVARAVLSNPSILLLDEVTGGLDFEAERSVQEALDVLMLGRSTIIIARRLSLIKNADYIAVMEEGQLVEMGTHEELMNLDGLYAELLKCEEATKLPRRMPMRTYKETSTFQVEKDSSASRIFQEPSSPRMAKSPSLQRVAGGHMVRPADVSYSSQESPRVLSPPPEEMMENGVSMEVIDREPTIERQDSFEMRLPELPKIDVHTGQRQKSASDPESPVSPLLTSDPTNERSHSQTFSRPLSEYDDLPMTMKETKGTSQEEPSLWRLVELSLAEWLYAVLGSTGAAIFGSFNPILAYVIALVVTAYYRKDGHRHHIQEEINRWCLIITGMGIVTVIANFLQHFYFGIMGEKMTERVRRMMFSAMLRNEVGWFDEEENSADNLSMRLANDATFVRAAFSNRLSIFIQDSAAVIVAVLIGMFLQWRLALVALATLPILMVSAIAQKLWLAGFSKGIQEMHRKASLVLEDAVRNIYTVVAFCAGDKVMELYRVQLRKIFKKSFLQGMAIGFAFGFSQFLLFACNALLLWYTALCVKRQYMSLGTALKEYMVFSFATFALVEPFGLAPYILKRRKSLISVFEIIDRTPKIDPDDNAALKPANVYGSIELKNVDFSYPTRPEVLVLSNFSLRVNGGQTVAVVGVSGSGKSTIISLIERFYDPVAGQILLDGRDLKSYNLRWLRNHLGLVQQEPIIFSTTIRENIIYARHNASEAEMKEAARIANAHHFISSLPHGYDTHVGMRGVDLTPGQKQRIAIARVILKNAPILLLDEASSSIESESSRVVQEALDTLIMGNKTTVLIAHRAAMMRHVDNIVVLNGGRIVEEGTHDTLMAKNSLYVRLMQPHFGKGMRQHRLI, translated from the exons CTTTCTTTAAGCATTGTATATATTGCTGTTGGAGTTTTTGTTGCAGCCTGGATAG AGGTGTCTTGCTGGATACTTACTGGGGAACGTCAGACTGCTGTGATAAGGTCAAAATATGTTCAAGTTCTACTTAATCAGGACATGAGCTTTTTTGACACCTATGGAAACAATGGAGACATTGTGAGCCAAGTACTGAGTGATGTACTGCTCATTCAATCTGCTCTCAGTGAAAAA GTGGGGAACTATATTCATAATATGGCTACTTTCTTTAGTGGTCTTATTATTGGATTCGTCAACTGCTGGCAGATTGCCCTTATTACTTTAGCTACTGGACCACTAATAGTTGCTGCAGGAGGGATTTCAAATATCTTTTTGCATAGACTTGCTGAAAATATCCAAGATGCTTATGCTGAGGCAGCAAGCATTGCGGAGCAG GCGGTCTCGTATATCAGAACCTTGTACTCATTTACCAATGAAACCTTGGCAAAATATTCATATGCAACTTCACTTCAAGCTACACTCAGATATGGAATATTGATAAGTCTTGTTCAAGGGCTTGGACTTGGTTTCACATATGGACTTGCAATCTGTTCTTGTGCGTTGCAACTTTGGGTGGGGAGGTCCCTTGTCACACATGGAAGAGCCCATGGTGGAGAAATCGTAACTGCTCTATTTTCTGTTATATTAAGTGGCCT TGGACTGAATCAAGCAGCTACAAACTTTTATTCTTTCGAACAAGGAAGAATTGCTGCCTACAGACTGTTCGAGATGATAACTCGGTCATCCTCCGCTGTTAATCATGATGGGTTAACTCTTCCTTCTGTTCAAGGGAACATAGAGTTTCGAAATGTATATTTTAGCTATTTGTCCCGCCCTGAAATCCCGATTTTGAGTGGGTTTTATCTCACTGTGCCTTCTAAAAAGGCTGTGGCACTTGTTGGCAGAAACGGCTCTGGAAAAAGCAGTATCATACCACTTATGGAGCGGTTTTATGACCCTACCTTAG GAGAAGTTCTTTTGGATGGTGAAAATATAAAGAACCTCAAGCTGGAATGGCTAAGAAGCCAAATTGGTTTAGTTACCCAGGAACCTGCTTTACTGAGTTTGAGTATCAAAGATAACATTGCTTATGGAAGAAATGCTTCTATGGACCAAATTGAGGAAGCTGCTAAAATAGCACATGCGCATACATTTATTAGCTCTCTCGAAAAAGGATATGATACTCAG GTTGGTAGGGCCTCTCTGATGATGTCAGAGGAGCAGAAGATTAAACTTTCTGTTGCTAGGGCTGTGCTGTCAAATCCATCTATTCTACTCCTGGATGAAGTCACTGGTGGACTTGATTTTGAGGCTGAAAGATCTGTTCAGGAAGCTCTGGATGTTCTCATGCTGGGAAGATCGACTATTATAATAGCTAGACGGCTAAGTCTTATTAAAAATGCTGATTATATTGCTGTAATGGAGGAAGGCCAACTCGTTGAAATGGGTACACATGAAGAACTAATGAACTTGGATGGCCTTTATGCAGAACTGCTCAAATGTGAGGAAGCTACTAAGCTTCCACGAAG GATGCCAATGAGAACCTACAAGGAAACCTCAACTTTTCAGGTTGAGAAAGATTCTTCTGCGAGTCGCATCTTTCAAGAACCATCATCCCCTAGAATGGCCAAGTCACCATCTCTCCAGAGAGTTGCTGGAGGTCATATGGTTCGACCTGCCGATGTTAGCTATAGCTCTCAAGAATCTCCACGAGTTCTTAGTCCACCCCCAGAAGAAATGATGGAAAATGGCGTTTCCATGGAAGTGATAGATAGAGAACCAACAATAGAGAGGCAGGATAGTTTTGAGATGAGACTGCCAGAATTACCCAAGATTGATGTTCATACTGGTCAGCGTCAAAAGAGTGCTTCTGATCCCGAATCTCCTGTTTCTCCGCTTTTGACATCTGACCCTACAAATGAACGTTCTCATTCCCAAACCTTTAGCCGACCACTCAGTGAATATGATGATCTTCCTATGACAATGAAAGAAACCAAGGGTACATCACAAGAAGAACCATCCCTCTGGAGGCTAGTAGAACTTAGCCTTGCAGAATGGCTTTATGCTGTTCTCGGAAGCACTGGTGCTGCAATCTTTGGTTCTTTTAATCCCATCCTTGCTTATGTTATTGCACTTGTAGTAACAGCTTATTACAGAAAAGATGGACATAGACATCATATACAGGAAGAAATTAACAGATGGTGCTTAATCATAACTGGCATGGGAATTGTGACGGTGATTGCTAATTTTTTGCAGCACTTCTACTTTGGTATAATGGGAGAAAAAATGACTGAGCGTGTTCGAAGAATGATGTTTTCAG CAATGCTTCGAAATGAAGTTGGATGGTTTGATGAGGAGGAAAATAGCGCTGATAACCTCTCAATGCGATTGGCTAATGATGCTACTTTTGTGAGAGCTGCTTTTAGCAATCGGCTTTCAATATTCATACAAGATAGTGCAGCTGTTATAGTTGCTGTCCTCATTGGGATGTTTCTGCAGTGGCGGCTGGCACTAGTGGCCTTGGCTACTTTGCCCATTCTTATGGTTTCTGCCATAGCACAG AAACTATGGCTTGCTGGATTTTCGAAGGGTATCCAAGAGATGCATAGGAAGGCATCTTTGGTCTTGGAGGATGCTGTTCGTAATATCTATACTGTCGTAGCATTTTGTGCTGGTGACAAGGTGATGGAACTCTACAGAGTACAACTTCGAAAGATATTCAAGAAAAGCTTTCTCCAAGGCATGGCTATTGGTTTTGCATTTGGCTTTTCTCAGTTTCTTTTGTTTGCTTGCAATGCCCTCCTTCTTTGGTACACTGCTCTTTGTGTGAAAAGGCAGTACATGTCTCTGGGGACAGCGCTAAAAGAATATATGGTGTTCTCTTTTGCAACATTTGCGCTAGTTGAACCTTTTGGTTTGGCCCCGTATATTCTTAAAAGGAGAAAGTCCTTGATATCTGTCTTTGAGATAATTGACCGAACCCCTAAGATTGACCCTGATGATAATGCTGCCCTAAAGCCTGCAAATGTTTATGGAAGCATCGAGTTGAAAAATGTCGACTTTTCGTATCCGACTCGGCCGGAAGTCTTGGTGCTAAGCAATTTCAGTCTCAGAGTTAATGGTGGACAAACCGTAGCAGTGGTTGGAGTTTCGGGGTCAGGAAAAAGCACCATTATATCTTTGATAGAAAGGTTTTATGATCCGGTTGCTGGTCAGATATTACTAGATGGCCGAGATTTGAAATCTTACAATCTGAGATGGTTGAGGAACCACTTAGGTCTTGTCCAGCAGGAGCCCATCATATTCTCAACAACCATCAGAGAGAATATCATATATGCGAGGCATAATGCAAGCGAAGCGGAAATGAAGGAGGCTGCAAGGATAGCAAATGCTCATCATTTTATAAGCAGCTTGCCTCATGGATACGACACCCATGTAGGTATGAGGGGCGTGGATTTGACTCCTGGACAGAAGCAGAGGATTGCAATCGCTAGAGTTATTCTGAAGAATGCACCTATTTTGTTGTTGGATGAAGCTAGCTCATCAATAGAATCTGAGTCAAGCAGGGTAGTACAAGAAGCCCTTGACACTCTTATCATGGGGAACAAAACAACCGTTCTTATTGCACATCGAGCAGCCATGATGAGACATGTTGACAATATAGTTGTACTAAATGGTGGACGAATAGTGGAAGAAGGGACTCATGATACCCTGATGGCAAAGAACAGTTTATACGTGCGATTGATGCAACCCCACTTTGGTAAAGGAATGCGCCAACACAGGCTTATTTAG